The genomic stretch CATGTCGCCGATATTCTCGGCAAGTTCATGGCGCTTGGAAGGGATGATACCTGGGGTCATGGGGACCCGTTTGCCCAGAATGTACCAAGGATTCAGGGGGCGAAAGAGCATGCGGATTGCTACCTTATTAGTCAGGTAACCAATAAGGGCACCGAGCAGAGGCGGGCCAGCGTAGGTGAGAAGTTGCGTTGTTGAGAAAGTCATTTTTTTTTTGTAGAGTTTATATGAAAGTTCCGAGTAACTCCTTGGGGTTAAACGATAATCATTCATTTTTTATTGTCTCACCCCCCCCCAAAAAAAAAGGGGGGGAGATGGGAGTTTATATGAAAGTACCGGCGACTCCTTGGAGTCGCCTGAACAACTTTCATGTTATGTTGTCCCTCCCCAGAGGGGAGGGATGGGTGTTATATCGTAAAAGATTTAAAAAAATAAAGTCAGTGATTTTTAAAAAGTAAGCCCTTCGTTTTTGGAGCAGGGCTGTAGGGACAGCCCCCGTGCCTGTCCTTTATTTCCTGGGGTGGTATGAGGGGCGGACACGCAGGTTCGCCCCTATAGGAAAGAAAAGATAAAACATAGTTATGATTCCGTCCACCGGGAATCATAAGGAACATCTTTTTTCCTTTCCGTTTCACTTGGAAACAACGAACCTTTAGGGTATAGTTCATCACTGTATACATGTGATTGATACTGTTTCATGACAGTTATGACAGGAATTTTTTATATTCAAGGCAATCTCAAGGCAATTCAATGACCAAAGTTATAGCACTCGCTGGTAAGGGTGGGACCGGCAAAACAACAACCTCGGCCCTGCTGTTGAAATATCTCGTCGCCCGCAAAATGACCCCGGTTCTTGCTGTGGACGCCGATGCAAATGCAAATCTCAATGAGCTGGTCGGGCTCGACGTGCAAACAACCCTAGGGCAAATCCGTAAGGAGCTGAAGGGCGATATGCCTACAGGTATGAGCAGGGACCAGTACATGGAGATGAAAATCCATCAGGCCCTGATCGAAGAGACGGGTTTTGATCTGATGGTGATGGGCCAACCCGACGGGCCGGGCTGTTATTGCGCAGCCAACCAGTATTTAGCCATGACTATGGACAAGCTGGCGGAAAACTACAAATACATTATCGTGGACAATGAGGCAGGGATGGAACATCTGAGCAGGATGAATCTATGCAGTATCGATTACCTGCTCATTGTTTCCGATCCTTCTGCCCGTGGCATCATGACGGCCCGGCGGATTGCCGATATCACCGGTCCGCTGAAGCTGGAAGTCAAGCACCAATATTTACTGGTCAACCGGGCTCCTGATCCGGTTCCACCGGCTCTGCAAGCAAAGATTGACGAGGCTGTTGCCGAGGCTGATATGGATTTGGCAGGGATTGTTTCCTCCAGTGACGACCTGATTGATCAAGAACTGAGCGGGGCCTCGTATTTGGAGCTGGCTGAAGACAGTAAGGTCATTGAGCAGGTCTTTGCTGTCTTTGATGCTATCTTCGAGGATGCGTCGTAACACCATCCAGTATATTTTTAAAATTTTTTAAAAAAGTTAAACATAGTCTAACCTTGATACCTGTCCATTGGACAGGGCGGTTCATTGCGTTTTATGATCACAGAAGAAGATGAACAGGCCATGATTGAGCTAATTCGGGTCAGTAAGGTGTACCCCCCGGATATCCAAGCTCTCGCAGATATATCCCTGCGGATCAATAAGGGGGAAATCTGTTACCTCACCGGCATGAGCGGGGCCGGAAAAACCACCCTCCTTCGTATGCTGTGCGGGATTGATACGCCGGATCGGGGCTATATTGAAGTTGCTGGCAAAGAACTCAATAAATTATCAGGTGCGGAAATGCAGGCCTTGCGTCGGAGTATTGGGGTGGCATACCAGGATTTTAAACTGCTGCCCGAAAAAACCGTGGCCCAGAATATTGCCTTTTCCATGGAAGTGGCCTACCGGAGCAGGTCGTTTATCCGGCAACGGACCAGTACCTTATTATCGCAGCTTCGCCTTTCAGATAAGGTGAATACCCGGGCCGGGAAGCTTTCTCGGGGAGAACAGCAACGGGTGTCCATTGCCAGGGCCGTAGCTAATGATCCGGTGCTTATCCTTGCTGACGAGCCCACCGGTAATCTTGATACTGAGACCACTGAGTTGGTTATGGCTCTTTTTCATCATTATAACGAAAAAGGGACGACATTGCTTATCGCCACCCATGATCATTCCATTTATAATTATCCGGGCAGCAAAGTTGTCACCATTGAACAGGGACGGATGCTTGTTGCCGGTGAGTCGAATGGTTCCGGCGAACCCGCTGAACCCACCGCATCGATCGATACGACAGGTACCGTAGCGCCCGACACCACTCTGAAGGCAGCCGAAAGCGGCCATCAGGACGATAAGCTCAGAGAACAGATTATCATCAACAGGGGTCTTGGGCATGTAAGGCGAAAAGGGGCGGCAGTATGAAGTTTCTCTTTGCAGTTCTCAGTCAGACCAGGCGCAATCTTGTTGAGACCTGGCGCAGCCAGCTCCTTTCCCTGGTGACTATCACCCTGTCTGTCCTGATCTTCGCCTTTTTTTATTTGGTTTACATGAA from Candidatus Electrothrix communis encodes the following:
- a CDS encoding AAA family ATPase, with protein sequence MTKVIALAGKGGTGKTTTSALLLKYLVARKMTPVLAVDADANANLNELVGLDVQTTLGQIRKELKGDMPTGMSRDQYMEMKIHQALIEETGFDLMVMGQPDGPGCYCAANQYLAMTMDKLAENYKYIIVDNEAGMEHLSRMNLCSIDYLLIVSDPSARGIMTARRIADITGPLKLEVKHQYLLVNRAPDPVPPALQAKIDEAVAEADMDLAGIVSSSDDLIDQELSGASYLELAEDSKVIEQVFAVFDAIFEDAS
- the ftsE gene encoding cell division ATP-binding protein FtsE — encoded protein: MITEEDEQAMIELIRVSKVYPPDIQALADISLRINKGEICYLTGMSGAGKTTLLRMLCGIDTPDRGYIEVAGKELNKLSGAEMQALRRSIGVAYQDFKLLPEKTVAQNIAFSMEVAYRSRSFIRQRTSTLLSQLRLSDKVNTRAGKLSRGEQQRVSIARAVANDPVLILADEPTGNLDTETTELVMALFHHYNEKGTTLLIATHDHSIYNYPGSKVVTIEQGRMLVAGESNGSGEPAEPTASIDTTGTVAPDTTLKAAESGHQDDKLREQIIINRGLGHVRRKGAAV